In Desulfatiglans anilini DSM 4660, a single genomic region encodes these proteins:
- the mdh gene encoding malate dehydrogenase has translation MKHKIAVVGAGNVGATAAMRLAEKELGDVVIIDILEGVPAGKALDLTEAAPIEKHDAKITGVTGDYSAAADADIVIITAGIARKPGMSRDDLLATNMGIVSGVAKSIAEVAPESILIIVSNPLDAMCHAAFEASGFPKNRVIGMAGVLDSARFRAFIAMELNVSVENTHAFVLGGHGDTMVPLPRYSTVAGIPITELLSPAKIEAIVQRTRNGGAEIVGLLKTGSAYYAPASAAVEMAEAILKDKHKVLPCAAYLEGEYGIKDLFIGVPTKLGAAGIEEIIEINLTGAEAEALQHSADAVRALVQDMARLKG, from the coding sequence ATGAAGCACAAGATCGCTGTAGTCGGAGCCGGAAACGTAGGGGCAACCGCAGCCATGCGACTGGCGGAAAAGGAGTTGGGCGACGTGGTCATTATCGACATCCTCGAAGGGGTCCCTGCAGGGAAGGCCCTCGACCTCACTGAAGCCGCGCCCATCGAAAAGCATGACGCCAAAATCACGGGTGTTACGGGGGACTACAGCGCCGCAGCCGATGCGGATATCGTCATCATCACCGCTGGCATTGCCCGCAAACCGGGCATGAGTCGTGACGACCTCCTTGCAACGAACATGGGCATCGTATCGGGGGTGGCCAAATCCATTGCAGAGGTGGCGCCCGAATCGATCCTGATCATCGTCAGCAACCCGCTGGATGCCATGTGCCATGCCGCCTTCGAAGCGAGCGGCTTTCCCAAGAACCGGGTCATAGGCATGGCCGGGGTGCTCGACTCGGCTCGTTTCCGCGCCTTTATCGCCATGGAATTGAACGTGTCCGTCGAAAATACCCATGCCTTCGTGCTCGGTGGTCACGGAGACACCATGGTCCCCCTTCCGCGCTACTCCACCGTAGCGGGCATTCCTATTACGGAACTCCTGTCGCCGGCCAAGATCGAGGCCATTGTACAACGGACACGGAACGGCGGTGCCGAGATCGTCGGACTCCTCAAGACCGGCAGCGCCTATTATGCGCCGGCATCGGCAGCCGTCGAAATGGCTGAGGCGATCCTCAAAGACAAACACAAGGTCCTTCCCTGTGCGGCCTATCTGGAAGGGGAATACGGCATCAAAGACCTTTTCATCGGCGTCCCGACGAAACTGGGTGCAGCAGGGATAGAGGAGATCATCGAAATCAACCTGACAGGTGCTGAAGCCGAGGCACTGCAGCATTCCGCGGATGCGGTCAGGGCCTTGGTGCAAGATATGGCACGGTTGAAGGGCTGA
- the pyrR gene encoding bifunctional pyr operon transcriptional regulator/uracil phosphoribosyltransferase PyrR, whose amino-acid sequence MEKTVVLRERDIAECLQTIADAILRRNNILKDVALVGIRTGGAFLAARLQDAIREKSGKVLPMGVLDITLYRDDWTRIGPAPVVGKTELPFSVDDKTVVLVDDVLFTGRTVRAAMDALMDYGRPRRIELAVLVDRGERNRELPIFANYVGSVYESSVDTTVNVYLKEEGYFDHVAIEEKRTV is encoded by the coding sequence ATGGAAAAGACAGTGGTGCTCAGGGAGCGGGATATTGCGGAATGTCTACAGACCATCGCTGACGCGATCCTCCGGCGGAATAATATCTTGAAGGATGTCGCTTTGGTGGGTATCAGGACAGGAGGAGCTTTTCTCGCCGCCCGGCTGCAGGATGCCATCAGGGAGAAAAGCGGGAAGGTTTTACCTATGGGGGTACTGGATATCACCTTGTACCGCGACGACTGGACGAGGATTGGTCCGGCGCCGGTGGTGGGAAAGACGGAGCTGCCTTTTTCCGTCGATGACAAGACCGTGGTGCTGGTTGACGATGTCCTGTTTACCGGGAGGACGGTGCGGGCGGCGATGGATGCCCTTATGGATTACGGTCGGCCGCGCCGGATTGAACTGGCGGTTCTGGTGGACCGTGGTGAGAGGAATCGTGAACTGCCGATCTTCGCCAATTACGTCGGCTCTGTCTATGAAAGCTCCGTCGACACGACCGTGAATGTCTACCTCAAGGAAGAGGGCTATTTCGATCACGTTGCGATAGAAGAAAAGAGGACTGTTTGA
- a CDS encoding secondary thiamine-phosphate synthase enzyme YjbQ: MPVSISVKSGARAEMIDITGRVQETLRQVGVKDGQCLVYVPHTTAGVTINEGADPDVCGDILARLEFLVPRNAGYRHAEGNADSHIKTSLMGNSVSVLVEEGSLVLGTWQRIFLCEFDGPRTRRVFVACK, translated from the coding sequence ATGCCTGTATCGATTTCTGTCAAAAGCGGCGCCAGGGCCGAAATGATCGACATCACAGGGCGGGTGCAGGAGACGCTGCGGCAGGTCGGCGTCAAAGACGGCCAGTGTCTGGTTTATGTCCCCCATACGACGGCCGGCGTAACCATCAACGAGGGTGCCGATCCGGACGTGTGCGGGGATATCCTTGCCAGGCTTGAATTCCTCGTGCCCAGGAATGCCGGGTACCGCCACGCAGAGGGCAATGCGGACAGCCATATCAAGACGTCTTTGATGGGGAATTCCGTCTCCGTCCTGGTGGAAGAAGGAAGCCTGGTTCTGGGGACGTGGCAGAGGATCTTTCTGTGCGAGTTCGACGGGCCGAGAACACGGCGGGTCTTCGTTGCCTGCAAGTAG